A single Blastocatellia bacterium DNA region contains:
- a CDS encoding 2,3-bisphosphoglycerate-dependent phosphoglycerate mutase, translated as MIKLVLLRHGESIWNKENRFTGWTDVDLSEKGIEEARQAGRLLKQEGFVFDVAFTSVLKRAIRTLWLVLDEM; from the coding sequence ATGATCAAGCTGGTGTTGCTCAGGCATGGTGAAAGCATCTGGAATAAGGAGAATCGCTTCACGGGTTGGACCGACGTGGATTTGTCTGAAAAAGGCATCGAAGAGGCGCGTCAAGCCGGACGCTTGCTCAAGCAGGAAGGATTTGTCTTTGATGTGGCATTCACGTCGGTGCTGAAGCGAGCCATCCGAACACTCTGGCTAGTGTTGGATGAAATG